The window GCCGCGACTGCGTTTGACGCCCAACGCGGCCACGTTCGATCGATATGATTTAACGCGTGATCAGGGCGTCGATGTCACGATGATTGCGGAGTTGCCCGAAACGATTAACGAAATCGCGACGGATGAAAGCCTTGACCATCTCGCGCGTGGTTGGGTCCCCGTGATGGCTTGCGAATTTAATTCTGAATTGACGGATGCTGGTAATCAGGTTCCGGTGGTTGCTTTTCAAGTGGCGGAGCGTCCCATCCGATTTGCTGCGGATCAGTTGATCGCGCTGTCGTGGAGCGACGGTCGATGGAGCATGAAGACGGCCGTCCGTTTTGGTCCTGGCAAGCTACCCGATTACGTTGATTTGCAAGTACCGACACGTTGGTGCGAGCAATTGGAGGTCAGCCCAGCGGTACGATGGTCGCGTCAACCGGCTAGCGATCTATCGATGCAGCTGGTGCGCATTTCGTGCGACGAACATGTTCGTCAAAATCGGATGATTTCCCTGCGCGGCACGTTGTTGGCGTCCGATAAGACACGCGTCAGCGTACCCCCCGTGACGGTTTTGGGTGACGGCAGGCGAACGATCCACGTTTCGGTGCCCAGCCGATTAACGACCGATCCGATTCGTTGGCGATCCAATTCCGTCCGTGCAACCAAACTGCCCCAAGCGTGGAGATCCCAGATCGAGACGGCAAACCCGAGGGTTAGTTTTTCGGTCGCGCAACCGGGGTGGTCGATCGACCTTGCACCCTTGCAGCAGCAAAACGTCGTCGCCAAAGCACTGGCGGCGGATACCCGTGTCTTCCCCAATCGCGAGCAGGTGTTGGTGATGACACGTTGGGATCTGATCCCTGGGACGCTCGATTCGGTCAACATCGCCCTGCCTGGCGGAGCCCGATGCGTCGCGGCTTGGACGGCGAACCAAGCCGTGTTGCCCAGCTCGCTTTCCCCACAAGAGTCGGCCGAGGCCGCACTTCAACCCGCCAACGTGATCCGCTTACCCCTTTCGCTCAGTCGTTTGTCCCAAGCGGTTGAGATCTTGGTCGAAGTGCCGACGCAAACGGCGCAGCGTGGCGATTATCTTCCCAGGCTGTTGCAGATCCCGGTATCACAACGATGGCTGTCGATTTACACGTTGTCCGAGGAACCGAATGCTCGTCACACGCAGACGCTCACGGCGACATCCCAAGACAGCTCGCTTGCTCGCAAACTCGATCAGCGTAGCCTTCAACTTGCGAGGTCGGTGGCGGAAATGATCGACAGTTCTAGCGATATCTTGGCCGAGCGACCTACAGCGGAAGTCAGTGTGTGGCTGCGACCGATGGTGGCTCGCTTTGAAGACGTCGCGGTCGAAGCCGGGCATCGAGTGGATTGGAGCAATGTCTCCGCTTTGCAGACGGATGCGCTTGAGGACAAGGTACAAACAGAGGGAAGCACGGAGGCAGGAAGCACGGACGAGGTGTCGCAAGTCTCGCTGGCGGAAACAGACGACGCGAGTTGGACTCGGATGGAGCAAGCGATGTTGGTTCACGTCCGCCGCTACTGTTGCGAGCAACCGAGGCCAGCTTTCATTGTCTCGAGCACATCGAACCTCGAAGGCTACCAGCTTGATCGAATCGAACTGGTTTCCGACACCACAAAACCTGCGGCCGTTTTGTTGGCTGACCGCAGCGAATCGAAACTTCGTTCGATGATTCTCTACTCCATCACGCTGATGGGTGCAGCGGCGGTTATGTTGATTCTTTGGCCCTTCCGCCACATTTTTGACACGATTGCGGCGCACCCCGCATTTTGGCTTGTCTTGATCTCACTCGGCGGTTTCTTTGTCGCCCCGGTCTCGGTTGCCGCCAGTCTTTTGTTGGTCGCCATCTCCTTGCCTGTTTTCCCGAGAAAATAGGTCGATTAGCTGAACAGCGCCTTTCGGAAACGGACGCTCGGCGTGCTACAATCGGAGCATGTCAAAAGTCGGATCCCCCATCGATAAGCTGAAGACGCTTTCAAAACTGATTCCGAGTGACCGCTATGCGAGTAGCGTTGCCTTTCAAGCGGCGTTTGAGTCGGATGGATTGACCGCGTTCTCGCAGCGTCCCTTGGCGGTCGTGATACCTGAAACGATCGAAGAAGTGGTTGCGATCGTGCGTTGGTGCCGCGATCACGAGGTCCCGTTTGTCGCACGCGGTAGCGGCACGAGTTTGTCAGGTGGATCCCTGCCAATTGCTGATGGAATCGTGATCGCTCTGAACCGGATCAACCACATCCTCTCGCTTGATCCACAGCAACGTACGGCGGTGGTGGAGCCGGGGGTCATCAACATCAAGGTCAGCCAACGGTCCAGCCCGCACGGCCTGACTTTTGCCCCCGATCCATCGAGCCAAACGGTTTGTACGATCGGCGGGAATTTGGCTTTCAACGCTGGCGGTGCCCATTGTCTAAAATACGGTATGACCTCGAACCACGTCCTCGGTTTGAAGGCGGTGCTCGGCAATGGGGAAACGGTCGAATTTGGGTCGCAGAGTTGCGAATCGATTGAACCCGATTACAGCGGGCTGTTCTGTGGCAGCGAGGGAGTGTTTGGCATCGCCACGGAGATCACCCTGCGGTTGCAAGCCAAGCCCGAGTGCTTTCATACCGTGTTGGTCGGTTACCAGTCCTTGTCGGTGGCTGGGGATGCCGTTTCGGCTGTGATCGAATCGGGGCTGCTCCCCGGTGCGATGGAAATCATGGACGCTTTGTCGATCGAGGCAGTTGAGGCCGCGGTCGGTTGCGGATATCCCAAAGGCTGCGAAGCCGTCCTGATCGTCGAATTGGAGGGGCCGCGCGAACGCGTCGAATTTGAAAAGCATCAATTGGACGCCGTGCTGCGCAAAACGCAATCCTTCTCGATTCATGTCGCCGAGACCGAAGCAGAGCGGCTCCGGATTTGGAAAGGGCGAAAGGCGGCCTTTTCGGCGGCCGGCCGGATCAGTCCCGATTTTTTGGTCCAAGATGGGGTCGTTCCGCGCAAACGGCTCGGGGAAGCCTTGACTCGCATCCAACAGATTTCTCGTGAAAGTGGCATTCGGGTTGCAAATGTCTTTCATGCTGGCGATGGCAATCTGCATCCCATGATTCTGTATGACGGAAACCGTGAAGGCGAGCTGCATCGAGCCGAACAGGTTTGCAGCCGGATCATTCGTGTTTGCATCGAAATGGGCGGATCGGTGACGGGGGAACACGGAATTGGGATGGAGAAACGCGAGTACCTTCCTGAAATGTTTGATCCGCCGACGATGGCCTTGTTCCATCGCATCCGAGAGGCGTTTGATCCGCAACAGATTGCCAATCGAGGTAAAATGTTCCCCGATGCCGAGGCGCCGTCCTTGTCGATGCGCGGTTTGCATCCGCTTGAGAAACAAGGATTGATCTCACGTGAATGACTCTAACCTTGTCTATCCAAAATCGCTTGATGAATCTGTCGCGGCATTGCGAGAGTCCCCGAACGCTCGCGTGGTTGGCAATCAAACAAAACCACCTCTTTGCGGAAATCGGTACGCCGGCGCTGGCGGACCGAAAATCTCGTTATCCAAATTGACTGGGGTGACGCAGTACGAACCGTCGGAGTACACCTTTACGGCGTTGGCAGGGACAACGCTCGCAGAATTGGTGGACGTTCTCGGCGAGCAGCGACAGTATCTGCCCTTTGACCCTATGCTGGTTTCCGCCGGTGCGACCATCGGGGGAACGATTGCAGCGGGGATGGCCGGACCCGGCCGGTTTCGCTACGGAGGAATTCGTGACTTTCTGTTGGGCGTGACACTCATCCTCGGCAACGGGGACGTCGTCAAAGTGGGTGGCAAGGTCGTGAAAAATGCTGCCGGTTTTGACGTTCCAAAGTTTCTGATCAATAGTCTGGGACGCTTTGGAGCGATGGTTGACGTGACGTTCAAGGTCTTCCCGAAGCCCCTCTCGCTGCACACGTATGCGATCGAGTGCCAATCGAGTGCCGATGCATCGAACAAGATCGCCGTCGCGGCATCAAGTCGATGGGAATTGGATGCGATTGATTATCGTGCGGACGACAAACGTTTGTACCTGCGGCAGCAAGGTCCCGATGAGGTGAACGAAGCGATTGCGATTGACATGCAATCAAAACTCGGCAGCATGAGCCGTTTGGGTGCGGAACAAGCAACGGCATTCTGGTCGGGAATCACCGAGTTGAGTTGGCAATCGGTGGATTCGATCGTCGCGAAAGTACCGACGACGCCAAGGCAGCTTGAATGCTTGTGCGAAACGCTTCGACGGATCGATGGCGTGAGTGTCCATCTGAGTGTCGCGGGTTCGGTCGCTTGGGTTGCGGCGCAGGACGTATCCTTGCTCATGGCGATTCAATCGTCGCTGATCGCAACCGATCATTCCGGTTTGCTGGTCCGCGGAAACATCGAAGGCATGACGGCGGAACGATGCTACATGAATCGAAAACCGCAAGGGTCGATCGAGCAATCGTTGTTGGCGGCGTTTGGCATGTTGAAAGTAGGAAACGATGCAACATAGGATCCCCGCTGGAAAGCATGGCCCGATCAGCGACGAGATGACGGCAGCGGTCAGCACGTGTGTGCACTGCGGTTTTTGTCTGGCGGCTTGTCCGACGTACGAGCAATTGGGCCAAGAACCCGATTCGCCTCGTGGACGGATCGTTTTGATGAAAGAGGTGCTCGAAGGGGAGTTGTCGATTGCGGATGCTTCGGACCATCTTGATCGATGTCTCGGTTGTTTGGCTTGTGAACCAGCGTGTCCATCGGGAGTCCTGTACCGCAATTTGATCAGCCCCTTTCGTTCCTGTGTCGAGCCCGAGCGAAAGCGAACGTGGATCGAGCGATTGTCGCGTGCGATGACTCAAGCGACCTTGCCCTATCCGACGCGATTCCGAATCGCGGCCAACCTTGGGCGTCTTGCCCGGCCGCTGGCGCCCATGATGCCAACATCCATTGCGTCGATGTTGCGGCTGCTGCCCAAACGATTGCCGAAGCGACAGTCCTGGGCCGCCGTCACACCAGCGTTGGGGAAACGGACGGCTCGCGTTGCCTTGTTGACCGGTTGTGCGCAATCGGTCTTAGATCCCGACATCAACACGGCCACGATCGACGTGTTGACGCGTTCGGGGATCGAGGTGTGTATCCCGCACGGTCAAGGATGTTGTGGGGCGCTAAGTTGGCACGTCGGAAACGGCCCTCAGGCTCAAAGGTTTGCGAGGGTCAACCTGGAAGCGTTTCCTGAAGGAGTGGATGCGATCGTGACGAATGCAGCCGGTTGCGGTTCAGGAATGAAAGAGTATCCCTTAATCTTGAAGGGGACGCAGTACGAGGAACTTGCGCGCTCGTTTTCCGCCAAGGTGATGGACGTTTCGGTGGCGCTTACCAAACTCGGCCGGGTGCCGCCATTTCCGCAACAACGGTTGCCGGTTCGGATTGCGTACCACGACGCCTGCCACTTGTCCAATGCGCAGGGGGTGGTTGAAGAACCTCGCGAACTGCTGCGGAGGATTCCGGGCGTTGAAGTGTTGGAAATTCCCGAGGGACATTCTTGTTGTGGGTCGGCTGGAACGTACAATGTCGATCAGCCTGAAATCGCAGCAGCGCTGGGCGATCAAAAGGTGTCCCACGCGATGAGTGTCCATCCCGATTTGATTGCAACTGGCAACATTGGCTGCTTGACCCAATTGTCGAAGCATTTGGAACAGCGGGGCGGTTCGATTCCCGTCCGGCACACCATCCAGGTGTTAAGGGATGCCTATCTTGATCGTCCGTTACGCAGCCCTTGATGCGGGTCCGCGTCTTTCGCATACGAAGGACACGGTTCGCGCTGCTTCGGAGGTTCTGCTATATTTTGTCGTTGTCCTCAGCCCGTTCGTTGGCACTTCATCCTTGCTGTTCCTTGGTGGAAATCTCATGCGTCGACCTTTCGTTCTTTCCGCACAGCTTCTTGTCTGCTCCATCGTTGCTGGGATCACTCCATCGGGATTCGCCCAGGATTCGGCATCGAGTGGTTTGATTGCTCCCGGCGCAACACCCGTACGGCTTGCCGATGGATTTAAGTTCACCGAGGGGCCAGCCTGTGACGCAGAGGGTAATGTCTTTTTTACCGACCAGCCCAACGACCGCATTCTGAAATGGTCGATCGATGGCGAATTGACAACGTTTATGCAGCCATGTGGCCGATCAAACGGCTTGTGTTTTGATGGGAAAGGGAACCTGTGGGCGTGTGCGGATGCGAAGAATGAATTGTGGTGCATCGCTGCGGACCAAACCGTGGAAGTGATTGTCAAGGATTACCACGGTAAGCTGCTAAACGCCCCAAACGATCTTTGGATTCATCCCGCCGGCGGGATCTATTTTTCGGATCCGTTCTACAAGCGTGGCTATTGGAACCGCGGTCCTAGCGAACAAGACGTCGAAGCGGTTTACTATCTGGCACCGGATCATCAGAGCTTGGTACGCGTTGCAGAGGACCTCAAAAGGCCCAACGGGCTGATTGGGACGTCCGATGGAAAGACGTTGTATGTGGCAGACATCGGAGCGAAAAAAACGTACCGCTACACGATTGAAGAAGAAGGAACGTTAACGAACAAACAGCTGTTTTGCGAGCTTGGCTCGGATGGCATGACGATCGACAACCAAGGCAATGTTTATCTGACCGGGAAGGGAGTCACGGTTTTTGATCCGGATGGCAAGCAGATCGAGCATATCGATATCGATGAAGGTTGGACGGCAAACGTTTGCTTTGGAGGCAAGAATAGAAAGACGCTTTTCGTTACTGCAAGTGATTCGCTCTACGGTCTCGAAATGTCGGTCCAAGGTGTCGACAGCCAATAGCGACTTTTGGCGGTCACGACTCCGCTGGTGGACCATGCTGCTAGCGGTACTGCTCGTGGCAAGCATCACAGCTTTGTGTGACGGCACCGACTTCGTTTCCAAGCTCGTAGGATCCCCGGTCGATCGCCTCCGCGACGGCGACGGCGGCTCGAGTCATGTTGAGACTCAAGGCGGCGTAGTCGGGGTCATCGGCCTCATCGAGGCCTTCCCGTGTGAGGACTTTCCCGACCATTGCCAGTAACTGCGCGTTTCGGCGTATGTGTTCGGCGTTTTGCTCAGCCGATGCTACGTCGCGACTTGCCGATTTCAGTTTTTCGGCTAACTGTTCTGCGTACTGCATCAGCGGCGATCGATCGACGACCATGGACCAATCGGTTTCCGGATCCGAGGCTCGGCTAGCGAGACCGGAACCGGCAACAAGGTCTTGCAGGTCCGCTTTCCGCATCTTGGCCTCATTGTAGACTTGCGTCGAACCCGCTTTGCAATTGAAAGCGGTACGCGCGATCAAGTCGCGAGCCGTGGCGGCTTGATCTTTCCAGCGAACGTCACCCGAGTATTCATCAATGACGGCGAACAAAGTCGCCAGAATCGATAGATCCAATCGAGCGTCCTGGAAGCCGCCACCATTGAAGGCTCCGGGGGTCGTGACGACGGAGTCGAAGTGCAGTTTCAGCCGTTTCACTTCATCTTCAATCGATGCCGCCGAGAGGATCGTATTCCAACCGAATGCACCGTTGGGGTCATCGCTGGGTACGCTGTTGTTCGGCTGGACGGACGCTTCCGCCGCGTCCTGCGAGGATTGGCGAACACTCGACCATGTCGGCCGCTGTCCCCGCAAGGCTTCCTCCAGCGAAGGAAAGAAGACTCCCTGAGTATCGGTCGCATCAAAGGTTGGGGGTTTTGCTCGACGTTCCTGGGCACTTGTGGTTGCCATCAAAAGCAATGCCAGACAAATCGGAAGCAAACGCCATTGGTCGTCGATCCTCATGTGCAACCCGAATTCGCTCTGCCGTTGAGATAACCTATTTGATCGGACGAACTTTGATATTGCGATACTCAACCACGTTACCATGATCTTGTAGCGCGATGTGCCCCTTCGTCGGCTTACCAAAATTCGGCATCTTGCCGAATTTGCTGGCGGCGACTCGTTGGTTCCAATCGTCACTGCCTTTGACGAACTCGTAATACTTGACGCCATTCATGTAGGTTTCACTTTTCTCGGGAGTGATCACCACGCGAAGATGATTCCACTCTCCCACAGGCTTGGTGGCATCCCCATCCGACTTGTACAACTGGTACAGCCATCCGGCTTTCTGAGGATCATGGCCATCTTGGTTGTCTTGGACTTGGATTTCGGGACCCGTCATCCATGGTTTCGCTTCGGTTTCCGTGACATGGAACATCAAGCCACTATTTCCGCCTTTTGAAATGTTGTACTCGAGTGACAATTCAAATGCTTCATACTGTTCATGGGTGACAATGTCGCCAGCTCCTTTTTCCGCTCGAACCATGGCACCGTCCACGACCTTCCAGCCCTTGCCAACGGAATCCTCTTGATAGCCTTTCCAAGCTTCCATCGATTCGCCGTCAAACAGCAGCTGCCACCCGTCGGCCTGCTCTTGGGCGGTCAAGGTATTAGGTTGTGAATCCGCAGCGGTGCTGATGAAAACAAACGTCCCCTTTTTGTTGCCAACCATGACATCCGGGATTTGGTCGTTATTCAAGTCGGTGGCGGCAACTTGAGTTCCAACTCCTGAATCATCATCGATTTGGTGAGGCACAAACTTGGCGCCCCCGTCGTCATCGCGAACCAATTCGAACCAATAGACGACGGCGGGAGCATTGGCTTCCACATCGCCGGTTGGCCCATGAGCCCAGAAGCGTTTTCCGGTCAAGACATCATCAAGTCCGTCGCCGTTCATATCGATCAATTGCAAAGCATGCAATTGGCTGATACGAAGCTCATCACGGCTGGAGTCCGGATCGGGCGTCAAGATCGTTTGCTGTTGAAATTTAATTTCTCCATCCGCTTCGCGAGTCTGCTTGTACCACACCAAGCCATAGAGGTGGCAGTGCCATGAGGTCACGACGTCATTGAGCCCATCACCATCGACGTCGTAAGCCAGCATTTGAGCGGCGGCTTCCGCGAACGGAAACGGATGCCAAATCCAAGTGGTGCTGGAGCTGAAATCCGCCGGCTGTTGCCACCAACCGGCGGCTTCCAAGATGTCAGTGCGTCCATCGCCGTCGATATCACCGATTCCCACGCCATGGGTGTATCGTTGGTAGCCGCGATGATCACTGACGGGGTGAAAGACCCAAGCCTTGTCGGGTTTGTTGGGATCCCAAGTTCCGTAGCCCAGGAAACCATCGATATTGTAAACCAAGTCGGGTCGATGATCGCCATTGACATCCCCCCACACCTGGGACTCATTGCCAACGTTTTTGAGGGCGTCGTGAGTCTTCCAATGGCCTTCTTTTCCCTTAGGATTTTCGCACCACCATGCATCCTTGCCGGGCCAGGGAACATACAAAATATCGTCCCAACCATCACCATTGAAATCGCCGGTGTAGGTTAAGAAATTATCCGAGTAACCTTTGGGGTCAAACGTCTCGGGGGTTCGCACTTCATGACGTTTTTCAAACGAGGGTCCTTCATACCAGTAAGGCCCCGACACGACATCTTTAATGCCGTCTTGATTGAAGTCGCCATAGTAGGCCCCTTCACAATGAAACGCTTCGGTGAGAGTCAATTTTTTATAGGTCGTTTCCGCCGTGGCGACATTGCTAAGCAACATGACTCCGAAAGACACGAAAAATAGAAGTCGCATGGGTGAAGTACCTCGATTGAGTTTTGGATGGCTAGACAGACGTTGTGTCATTCAGGAAGGGGCAGCACGATGGCGGAGTTTTCCTGGAAGACCGCGTCACCTTCTTTGTCGTTGATCTTGTATTGTACCTGCAGCAGCTTTTTGAGTCCCGGAGCGGGATCACCGCCGAAGGCCTTGTTGTACGATTCCGAGGGCAAGGCGATCACCGTGAAATCGCCGGCCGCTTTTTGGAGGATCTTCGTGACGTCTTTTTGTTGGTCACCCGCTCCGTAAATGGCTTCGACGATTTGGACCTTCATCGGTTCTTTGCCAAGTTGTTTCAGCAGCGATACCACTTCGTCCGAGCCACCAAGCTTCCTGGCGACCATCATCGCCGTGTTAGCGGCTTTGTCCTTCAAGGAAGGTGTTTCACCGATTTGCACCGCCAACTGCAACATTTCGAGGTTCGGATACCGCTGCACCGCTTCCAAAACCAGCTCCTTCTCTGCATCACGGTCTGCGGCCTCGAAGGCTTCACGTGCCATCGCGACTCGCTGGCTGTCTTCCATCAAAAATTGACGCACCAACCGCAGATGGCCGCGAAGCGCTCGGATGCGATACGGATGATTGGGCTGTTTCGCCAACTCGATCAACACGGGGCCTGCGTCGATGGTCATCCACTCACCAAGCAAGCGAGTGGCGATATCTTGAAGCTGAGCGTTGTCGCTGTTAGCTGCATTGCCGACGAGGTCTAGTGCTTTGGTACCGCCCATCGCAGCCAGCACTTCAAGCAGCGATCCTTTTGTGTCAAGGGAAGCGTCGTTCATTGCCTCGCCAAGCTTTGCTGCGCAGGCTTCGCGGTCCCCCATCCGCACACAGGCCGCCCGAAGGGCGCTCTGTGCCGGTTCGGCGTCTGACGCATTCTTAGGATGGTTGACGCGGTCGATCAGTACCGAGAGATCATCCAGTTCGGCCACTTGGCCCAACGCGGTCAATGCCGCCTCACGAGTCGCTGCATCGGAGGCGTCGACTGCCTTCAAGAGTGCTGGGACGGCGGCAATCCGCCGCATGCCGACCAAGTCGATCAGGACGCGTCGCGCGGCTCCATCGGCTTGGTCCAATCGAACGACAATCTCGTCGTCGACGTCACGACCAGCCAGCTTTGCGAGGGCCGTTTTGGCAGCGGTCGCCACTTCGCTATCTTCATCCGTTGCCGACTGAAGCAAACCATTGACGCAGGTGACGTCGCCAATGCTTTGTAAGGCTCGAATTGCAGCGACACGCACATTGGCCTCACCTTCGGCTGCGACCTGAGTCATCGCAGGAAGCACGGAGGCATC of the Novipirellula artificiosorum genome contains:
- a CDS encoding HEAT repeat domain-containing protein; the protein is MFRMRLALICFAMLATSLSIAPMPLHADEAEQPLIDILASDAPKAEKAITCKKLAVWGSGAAVPELSKLLADPELTSWARIALEAITDTSADAALIDALETTEGRTLVGVINSIGVRKSPDAVDGLTQQLANDDEGVATSAAVALGKIGGEQVVTTLRKTIEDENTAALRSAAAEGLILCAEAAVADGDAENAIELYDAIRQADLPKPRIVEATRGAILARHADGLELLIEQLQSDDRVMLGIGLTTARELSGEGVTAGLVEALDQVDAYRKELLILAMADRGDASVLPAMTQVAAEGEANVRVAAIRALQSIGDVTCVNGLLQSATDEDSEVATAAKTALAKLAGRDVDDEIVVRLDQADGAARRVLIDLVGMRRIAAVPALLKAVDASDAATREAALTALGQVAELDDLSVLIDRVNHPKNASDAEPAQSALRAACVRMGDREACAAKLGEAMNDASLDTKGSLLEVLAAMGGTKALDLVGNAANSDNAQLQDIATRLLGEWMTIDAGPVLIELAKQPNHPYRIRALRGHLRLVRQFLMEDSQRVAMAREAFEAADRDAEKELVLEAVQRYPNLEMLQLAVQIGETPSLKDKAANTAMMVARKLGGSDEVVSLLKQLGKEPMKVQIVEAIYGAGDQQKDVTKILQKAAGDFTVIALPSESYNKAFGGDPAPGLKKLLQVQYKINDKEGDAVFQENSAIVLPLPE
- a CDS encoding SMP-30/gluconolactonase/LRE family protein; translation: MRRPFVLSAQLLVCSIVAGITPSGFAQDSASSGLIAPGATPVRLADGFKFTEGPACDAEGNVFFTDQPNDRILKWSIDGELTTFMQPCGRSNGLCFDGKGNLWACADAKNELWCIAADQTVEVIVKDYHGKLLNAPNDLWIHPAGGIYFSDPFYKRGYWNRGPSEQDVEAVYYLAPDHQSLVRVAEDLKRPNGLIGTSDGKTLYVADIGAKKTYRYTIEEEGTLTNKQLFCELGSDGMTIDNQGNVYLTGKGVTVFDPDGKQIEHIDIDEGWTANVCFGGKNRKTLFVTASDSLYGLEMSVQGVDSQ
- a CDS encoding FAD-binding protein; this translates as MNDSNLVYPKSLDESVAALRESPNARVVGNQTKPPLCGNRYAGAGGPKISLSKLTGVTQYEPSEYTFTALAGTTLAELVDVLGEQRQYLPFDPMLVSAGATIGGTIAAGMAGPGRFRYGGIRDFLLGVTLILGNGDVVKVGGKVVKNAAGFDVPKFLINSLGRFGAMVDVTFKVFPKPLSLHTYAIECQSSADASNKIAVAASSRWELDAIDYRADDKRLYLRQQGPDEVNEAIAIDMQSKLGSMSRLGAEQATAFWSGITELSWQSVDSIVAKVPTTPRQLECLCETLRRIDGVSVHLSVAGSVAWVAAQDVSLLMAIQSSLIATDHSGLLVRGNIEGMTAERCYMNRKPQGSIEQSLLAAFGMLKVGNDAT
- a CDS encoding family 16 glycoside hydrolase, translated to MRLLFFVSFGVMLLSNVATAETTYKKLTLTEAFHCEGAYYGDFNQDGIKDVVSGPYWYEGPSFEKRHEVRTPETFDPKGYSDNFLTYTGDFNGDGWDDILYVPWPGKDAWWCENPKGKEGHWKTHDALKNVGNESQVWGDVNGDHRPDLVYNIDGFLGYGTWDPNKPDKAWVFHPVSDHRGYQRYTHGVGIGDIDGDGRTDILEAAGWWQQPADFSSSTTWIWHPFPFAEAAAQMLAYDVDGDGLNDVVTSWHCHLYGLVWYKQTREADGEIKFQQQTILTPDPDSSRDELRISQLHALQLIDMNGDGLDDVLTGKRFWAHGPTGDVEANAPAVVYWFELVRDDDGGAKFVPHQIDDDSGVGTQVAATDLNNDQIPDVMVGNKKGTFVFISTAADSQPNTLTAQEQADGWQLLFDGESMEAWKGYQEDSVGKGWKVVDGAMVRAEKGAGDIVTHEQYEAFELSLEYNISKGGNSGLMFHVTETEAKPWMTGPEIQVQDNQDGHDPQKAGWLYQLYKSDGDATKPVGEWNHLRVVITPEKSETYMNGVKYYEFVKGSDDWNQRVAASKFGKMPNFGKPTKGHIALQDHGNVVEYRNIKVRPIK
- a CDS encoding FAD-binding oxidoreductase is translated as MSKVGSPIDKLKTLSKLIPSDRYASSVAFQAAFESDGLTAFSQRPLAVVIPETIEEVVAIVRWCRDHEVPFVARGSGTSLSGGSLPIADGIVIALNRINHILSLDPQQRTAVVEPGVINIKVSQRSSPHGLTFAPDPSSQTVCTIGGNLAFNAGGAHCLKYGMTSNHVLGLKAVLGNGETVEFGSQSCESIEPDYSGLFCGSEGVFGIATEITLRLQAKPECFHTVLVGYQSLSVAGDAVSAVIESGLLPGAMEIMDALSIEAVEAAVGCGYPKGCEAVLIVELEGPRERVEFEKHQLDAVLRKTQSFSIHVAETEAERLRIWKGRKAAFSAAGRISPDFLVQDGVVPRKRLGEALTRIQQISRESGIRVANVFHAGDGNLHPMILYDGNREGELHRAEQVCSRIIRVCIEMGGSVTGEHGIGMEKREYLPEMFDPPTMALFHRIREAFDPQQIANRGKMFPDAEAPSLSMRGLHPLEKQGLISRE
- the glcF gene encoding glycolate oxidase subunit GlcF; translation: MQHRIPAGKHGPISDEMTAAVSTCVHCGFCLAACPTYEQLGQEPDSPRGRIVLMKEVLEGELSIADASDHLDRCLGCLACEPACPSGVLYRNLISPFRSCVEPERKRTWIERLSRAMTQATLPYPTRFRIAANLGRLARPLAPMMPTSIASMLRLLPKRLPKRQSWAAVTPALGKRTARVALLTGCAQSVLDPDINTATIDVLTRSGIEVCIPHGQGCCGALSWHVGNGPQAQRFARVNLEAFPEGVDAIVTNAAGCGSGMKEYPLILKGTQYEELARSFSAKVMDVSVALTKLGRVPPFPQQRLPVRIAYHDACHLSNAQGVVEEPRELLRRIPGVEVLEIPEGHSCCGSAGTYNVDQPEIAAALGDQKVSHAMSVHPDLIATGNIGCLTQLSKHLEQRGGSIPVRHTIQVLRDAYLDRPLRSP